One genomic segment of Drosophila willistoni isolate 14030-0811.24 chromosome 2R unlocalized genomic scaffold, UCI_dwil_1.1 Seg200, whole genome shotgun sequence includes these proteins:
- the LOC6643587 gene encoding inactive hydroxysteroid dehydrogenase-like protein 1 encodes MLDALSRLLSIIGLYALGCYLYEQLRAPYRLLKIRWLSDPQKRLSLKERFGSWAAITGSSDGIGKEYAKELARQGINVVLIARNEEKLQKVANEIENEFKVETKIIITDFAKGSEVYEKLENELDQLPIGIFVNNVGMGLPGLVCEWTRQDTLEILNTNVVAVSELSRYFFHRMKVAKIKGAIVNVSSGTEHQPIPNIAFYAATKAYTRSFTLALQLEAALYGIQVQLLSPNFVVTKINSYSKRIMRGGLLIPSAQEYARSAVNQLKDGVDYTPGYIWHHVQNAASALIPWRLRSRVALKIFADRNTKTK; translated from the exons atgctCGACGCCTTATCAAGGCTGCTCTCGATCATTGGGCTTTACGCACTTGGTTGTTATCTCTACGAACAGCTGAGAGCGCCATACCGACTACTCAAAATTCGTTGGTTGTCCGATCCCCAGAAAAGACTCAGTCTCAAAGAGCGTTTTGGCTCATGGGCTGCCATAACCGGGAGTAGTGATGGCATTGGCAAGGAGTATGCCAAGGAACTGGCCAGACAAGGCATCAATGTGGTTCTGATAGCTCGGAATGAGGAGAAACTACAAAAGGTGGCAAACGAAATCG AAAATGAATTTAAGGTGGAaactaaaattattataaCTGATTTTGCCAAAGGTTCAGAGGTGTATGAGAAATTGGAAAACGAATTGGACCAATTGCCTATTGGCATATTTG TCAACAATGTTGGCATGGGCTTGCCTGGTTTGGTTTGCGAATGGACTCGTCAGGATACTTTGGAAATTCTAAACACCAATGTGGTAGCTGTATCCGAACTTTCACGCTACTTTTTCCATCGCATGAAGGTGGCCAAAATCAAGGGAGCCATTGTGAATGTTAGCTCTGGAACGGAACATCAACCAATACCGAATATTGCTTTCTATGCTGCCACTAAAGCATATACCAGAAGCTTTACATTGGCCCTTCAATTAGAGGCAGCTCTTTATGGAATTCAGGTTCAATTGTTGTCGCCCAATTTTGTGGTAACCAAAATCAACAGCTACTCCAAGCGCATTATGAGAGGTGGACTATTGATACCCTCCGCGCAGGAATATGCCCGCAGTGCAGTCAATCAATTAAAGGATGGAGTTGATTATACACCTGGTTACATTTGGCATCATGTGCAGAATGCTGCAAGTGCCTTGATACCCTGGCGTTTGAGAAGTAGAGTagctttaaaaatttttgctgATCGAAATACTAAAACCAAATAG
- the LOC6643518 gene encoding mitochondrial pyruvate carrier 2, whose amino-acid sequence MSKNPGALSKVYKTVISSVDRFVPGFVRPLWESPAGPRTVFFWAPVFKWGLVLAGLGDSLSRPPQNISLNQCGALAATGLIWSRYSVVIIPKNYSLLSVNLAVAIIQSYLVYKHLHWRAQNARNAVYKHPNYSLWMEDDW is encoded by the exons ATGTCGAAGAATCCGGGAGCATTATCAAAAGTGTATAAAACAGTCATTAGTTCAGTTGATAGATTTGTACCTGGATTTGTGAGACCACTTTGGGAATCGCCAGCGG GACCACGTACCGTGTTCTTTTGGGCACCTGTATTCAAATGG GGTCTCGTCTTAGCTGGATTGGGTGACTCTTTAAGTCGTCCACCGCAAAATATATCGTTAAATCAATGCGGTGCTTTGGCTGCCACTGGACTGATTTGGTCTCGATACTCAGTTGTGATAATACCAAAAAATTATAGTTTACTTTCGGTTAACTTGGCTGTGGCAATAATACAATCATATTTGGTCTATAAGCATTTACATTGGCGTGCACAAAATGCCAGAAATGCTGTCTACAAGCATCCAAATTATTCACTATGGATGGAAGATGATTGGTAG
- the LOC111518788 gene encoding uncharacterized protein LOC111518788, giving the protein MIVAKTLRDPKILIERLQAIAGLEPNQQVSLLSVAHIFLHSNLVLDRNTGITDDQIKMICESIFSLIEVENFNVHQFAILVVEKLMNKYEEFGKYFPIKNASQTSAEDNLAPHIEARYILPEVYCANSSWDYTKHNYKAFSYAFFISNTAVYYFNEDKLKVSCQLRKAIKSAQQVADKVEELKLTNKMPINQHEPVTRTKSANITPVQQAPAPQYRSAKSNGELIVVSACNDDVNSLNDLIRSCESFGVQTLVLSGTRNLSSETEGELPILKVKPELLDDYLSVKKMEKFHIVGIENIERSYTLKHFDSAQKTILVLGHDRHGTPENLRNLLDCTIQLPLEDVQRLQQLPIFMYSKQFLKTI; this is encoded by the exons ATGATTGTGGCTAAAACTTTACGAGATCCGAAAATCCTTATTGAGCGATTGCAGGCAATAGCTGGTCTAGAGCCAAATCAACAAGTATCCCTGCTTTCTGTTGCTCATATATTCCTTCACTCTAACTTGGTTTTAGATAGGAATACTGGAATCACAGATGATCAAATTAAAATGATTTGTGAATCTATTTTCTCCCTCATTGAGGTGGAAAATTTTAATGTACATCAATTTGCCATTCTTGTTGTAGAAAAACTGATGAACAAATATGAAGAATTCGG aaaatattttcccATAAAGAATGCTTCGCAGACatccgctgaagataatttgGCACCTCATATAGAAGCTCGTTACATTTTACCTGAGGTTTATTGTGCCAACAGTTCATGGGATTATACAAAACATAATTATAAAGCTTTTTCCTACGCTTTCTTTATATCAAACACTGCggtttattattttaatgaaGATAAACTCAAAGTGTCGTGTCAATTACGAAAAGCTATCAAATCGGCACAGCAAGTGGCAGATAAAGTTGAGGAATTGAagttaacaaataaaatgccaATCAACCAGCATGAACCCGTCACGAGAACTAAATCAGCTAACATTACTCCTGTCCAGCAAGCACCTGCTCCACAATATAGATCTGCTAAATCTAATGGGGAACTGATTGTGGTATCTGCATGCAATGATGATGTCAACAGCTTAAATGATTTGATCCGCAGCTGTGAGTCTTTTGGAGTGCAAACATTGGTTTTAAGCGGTACAAGAAATTTAAG tTCCGAAACTGAAGGAGAATTGCCAATCCTGAAAGTAAAACCTGAATTACTTGATGATTATTTGAGTGTGAAGAAGATGGAGAAATTTCACATTGTTGGCATAGAAAACATAGAAAGAAGTTACACCTTAAAGCATTTTGATTCGGCTCAAAAGACCATTCTGGTTCTTGG TCACGATCGACATGGTACACCAGAGAATTTAA
- the LOC6643517 gene encoding hydroxysteroid dehydrogenase-like protein 1 codes for MVCCVSGFLTLIGLYALGCYLYEQLRTPFRLLKVRWIDDSHKRQSLKERFGSWAAITGSSDGIGKEYAKELARQGINVVLIARNEEKLQKVAKEIENESKVETKIIIADFAKGIEIYDQLEMELDQLPISIFVNNVGMGLPGPVFKWNREDTSVILNTNVVAVSELSRYFFHRMKVAKIKGAIVNVSSGVEKQPAPFASFYGASKAYTRSFTVALQFEAAKFGILVQLLSPNFVVTKINSYSKRIMSGGLFIPSAEEYARSAVNQLRDGVDETPGYIWHHVQNAVSEMFTWRVRVVAAVKLFANIVDAKDK; via the exons ATGGTTTGCTGCGTATCAGGGTTTCTTACACTCATTGGGCTCTATGCCCTCGGTTGTTATCTCTACGAGCAGTTAAGAACACCATTTCGATTGCTTAAAGTACGTTGGATTGATGATTCCCACAAACGACAAAGTCTAAAAGAGCGTTTTGGTTCATGGGCTGCCATAACTGGGAGTAGTGATGGCATAGGCAAGGAATACGCCAAGGAACTGGCCAGACAGGGCATCAATGTGGTTCTAATCGCCAGAAATGAAGAGAAACTGCAAAAGGTGGCTAAAGAAATTG AAAATGAATCTAAGGTGGAAACAAAGATTATAATAGCGGATTTCGCCAAAGGTATCGAAATATATGATCAATTGGAAATGGAGTTAGATCAACTGCCAATTAGCATTTTCG TCAACAATGTGGGCATGGGCCTACCGGGTCCGGTTTTCAAGTGGAATCGTGAGGATACCTCAGTTATTCTGAATACCAATGTTGTAGCTGTTTCCGAACTTTCTCGGTACTTTTTCCATCGCATGAAGGTGGCCAAAATCAAGGGAGCCATTGTGAATGTTAGCTCTGGAGTTGAAAAGCAACCAGCACCATTTGCTTCCTTCTATGGTGCATCTAAGGCATATACCCGTAGTTTTACAGTTGCTTTGCAGTTCGAAGCTGCTAAATTTGGAATTCTCGTTCAATTGCTTTCTCCGAACTTTGTGGTAACCAAAATCAACAGCTACTCCAAGCGCATTATGAGCGGTGGACTCTTTATACCCTCGGCAGAGGAATACGCTCGAAGTGCAGTCAATCAATTGCGGGATGGAGTTGATGAAACACCTGGTTACATTTGGCATCATGTACAGAATGCCGTAAGCGAAATGTTCACCTGGCGTGTACGTGTTGTGGCTGCTGTGAAGCTTTTTGCTAATATAGTAGATGCCAAAGACAAATAG